Below is a window of Coleofasciculus chthonoplastes PCC 7420 DNA.
CACAACCTGAAGTTGTTGAACAGTAACTCATGATCTGCTTTGGATAAGTCTAAACAAAAAGATCTAGATATCGAATCCGATGTAATCCATCTGTACAGCGATCGCGACTTTACTCAAAAATTGAAACGCTTTCGGATAGGGGGTTTTACGGATATGGGGAGGGAGTGCGATCGCTCTCCTCCTGCTCCCTCAGCAAAAGAGGAGGTGGCACAACCGAAGAATGACAACTCTCTCCGAACTGGCACAACAAAGAGTCGGCAAAACAGGAAAATCCCTGATGATGCCATCATTCCTGATACTAAATTAACTCGCTATCTCCTGGTCAAGAGAGAACAAGACGATAAATCAAACTTTTTGGCACAGGCGGGATTTACACGGGATAATCCCGACCAATTAAAATCCGCCATTCGTTACCTTGCCGATACAGTGGAAGCGGTAGAAGATAGAAGCAATGAATATGGGACGTTCTACCGTGTCAAAGGTCAACTCATGGGTGTCAATAACACAAACTTGGAAGTAATCACAGTCTGGCTGAACCGTAAAATTGATAACCAATTCCAGTTTATTACTTTAATTCCCAACAAGGAGTGACACTAGAAATGCTTGAACTTTACCAGCGCGTTGTCCTATCTCGCAACCTACCAGAACATCACCTGCAAAAAGGCGATGTTCTCACTCTGATTGATTATGTGCCTCACCCTAGCGGTGGCGAAGATGGCTATATTTTGGAAGTTTTCAATGCTGTGGGTGAATCGATTAATGTAATTGCTGTGCCGATGGGAGCAGTTCAAGCCTTGAAAAATAATGAAATCCTCACTGTTCGTTCTTTAGCTGAGGCGAGTTAGTAAAACTTAAACCTGCTCTCGCGCTAACCATGCAGCAG
It encodes the following:
- a CDS encoding DUF6883 domain-containing protein yields the protein MPDDAIIPDTKLTRYLLVKREQDDKSNFLAQAGFTRDNPDQLKSAIRYLADTVEAVEDRSNEYGTFYRVKGQLMGVNNTNLEVITVWLNRKIDNQFQFITLIPNKE
- a CDS encoding DUF4926 domain-containing protein, translating into MLELYQRVVLSRNLPEHHLQKGDVLTLIDYVPHPSGGEDGYILEVFNAVGESINVIAVPMGAVQALKNNEILTVRSLAEAS